In Betaproteobacteria bacterium, the genomic window ATGATGAGCGACATGCTCTTCGATCCGCCGGAGGCCATCTGCTCGAACATGTTGTCGAGCTTCGCAGCCTGCTGCTTCGCCAGCTTGACGTCGCGATACTTGCCCTGCCGGAACAGCGCGATCTCGCGCGCCTTGCGCTCGTCGCCCACGACCACGACTTCCTCGCCGGCCATCGGCACTTCGGACAGGCCCAGGACCTCCACGGGGATGGATGGCCCGGCCTGCTGCACGGTGTGCCCGGCTTCGTCCACCAACGCACGCACCTTTCCGAACACGGCGCCTGCGAGGACGACGTCGCCGCGATGCAACGTTCCGGACTGCACGAGAATCGTCGCGACCGGACCGCGGCCCTTGTCGAGACGGGCTTCGATCACGATGCCCTTCGCCGGGGCTTCCTTCGGTGCCGTGAGTTCCAGCACCTCGGCCTGGAGCAGAACGCTGTCGAGCAGGTCGTCGATACCCTGACCGGTCTTGGCGGACACCTCCACGAACATGGTGTCGCCGCCCCAATCCTCGGGAACCACCTCGCGCGCCACCAGCTCCTGACGCACGCGTTCCGGATTGGCATCGGCCTTGTCGATCTTGTTCATGGCCACGATGATGGGCACCTTGGCGGCCTTGGCGTGGTGGATCGCCTCGATCGTCTGCGGCATCACGCCGTCGTCCGCCGCCACGACCAGGATGACGAGGTCGGTGACCTTCGCACCGCGCGCACGCATTGCCGTGAAAGCCTCGTGGCCCGGGGTGTCGAGGAACGTGACCGTGCCCTTGGGCGTATCGACGTGATAGGCACCGATGTGCTGGGTGATGCCCCCTGCCTCGCCGCTCGCGACGCGTGTGCGGCGGATGTAGTCGAGCAGTGACGTCTTGCCGTGGTCGACGTGGCCCATCACGGTCACCACCGGAGCGCGCGGCTCCGCGGAAACCTCGTGACGCTCTTCCGTCTCGCTCAGGTACGACTCCGGATCGTCGAGTTTGGCAGGCTTGCCGATGTGGCCCATCTCCTCTACGAGGATCATCGCGGTTTCCTGGTCGAGCACCTGATTGATCGTAACCATCGAACCCAGCTTCATGAGCGCCTTGATCACCTCCGCCGCCTTGACGGACATCCTCTGCGCGAGCGTCGCGACGGTGATCGTCTCGGGCACCAGGATCTCCTTCACCACCGGTTCGGTGGGTGCCGAGAACTGGTGCTGGCCTCCGTCATGCCGGCCGCGCAGGTGCCCCTTGGCGCGCCATCCGTCGGCGCCGCCGCCGGAATCGCCACGCGTCTTGAGCGTACGCCTGCCGCGCGAGGCATCGTCCTTCCAGGCGGTGCCTTCCTTGCCGGGCTTCTTGACGACCTTCTTCGGGTCGACCTTGGCATCTCCCGGCTTGGGGGACGCCGGGCGATGAAGGGTGCTGTCCGCAGCGGGAGTGGCAGCCTTGGCCGGTGCGGTGGCAGTCTCGGCGGCCGCCCCAGCCGGCGGGTCGGTTGCGGTGGCCTCGGCAGGAGCCGCCACCGCGGCAGGGTCGGGTTCTGCCACAGGGGCCACCACTTCGGCCACGGGTTCGGCCGCCGGCTTGCGGCTGCGTTCACGCGCTTCCTGCTTGAGACGCGCTTCTTCGGCCTGGCGCGACAGCAGTTCGCGCTGCTTGCGGTCTTCCTCCTCGCGGAGGGCCATCTGCTCGGCGTCGACCACGGGCGGCGGCGGAACGACGGGCGGCGGCGCAACCGGCTCGGCCGCGACCTCGGCGGGCTCCGCCTCGCCCGGCGCGGCGTCGCGCTTGACGAACACCCGCTTCTTGCGGACTTCCACCTGGATGGTCCGCGAGCGTCCGGTGCCGTCCGCCTGCTTGATCTCGGTCGTCTGACGCCGTGTCAGCGTGATCTTCTTCCGCGGCTCGGCCCCGCCGTGCATCTTGTGCAGGTAGTCCAGGAGCTGGGACTTGTCCTGTTCGCTCAGGTTGTCGCCCAGCGCCGTCTTGTGGACGCCCGCGGACTGGAGCTGCTCGAGCAGCCGGGCAGGATCCACCTTGAGTTCGGTGGCGAATTGTGAAACGGTCATCTGGGCCATGAGGCGGTTCCTGCGACTGTCAAGCGAACCAAGGGGCGCGTGCCGTCATGATGAGCTGCTTCGCGCGCTCGGCATCCATTCCTGTCAAATCCACGAGATCGTCCACTGCGAGGTCGGCGAGATCTTCCTGCGTGTGGACACCTTGCGTCGCCAGCACCCTGGCGGTGTGATCGTCCATGCCTTCGAGACCCAGGAGATCCTGGGCCATGGTCTCGACGCGTTCCTCGCTGGCAATGGCCTGCGTGAGCAGGGAATTGCGGGCGCGGGATCGCAGTTCATTGACCGTGTCCTCGTCGAAAGCCTCGATCTCCAGCATCTCCGAGATGGGGACGTAGGCGACTTCTTCCAGCGTATTGAAGCCTTCTTGCACCAGGATTTCAGCCACTTCCTCGTCCACGTCCAGCTTGTCGATGAACAGCTGACGGATCCGGTGCGTCTCTTCCTGCTGCTTGCTCTGCGATTCGGTTTCGGTCATCAGGTTGATTTCCCAACCGGTGAGCTCGCTTGCGAGCCTCACATTCTGACCGGTACGGCCGATCGCCTGGGCGAGATTGTCCTCGTCCACGACGACATCCATGCTGTGGGAGTCCTCGTCCACGACGATGCTCACCACTTCCGCCGGCATCAGCGCGTTGATCACGAGTTGCGCCGGTTCGGGCGACCAGAGCACGATGTCCACGCGCTCTCCGGCGAGTTCCTGCGTCACTGCCTGGACACGCGAGCCGCGCATGCCTACGCAGGTACCGATCGGGTCGAGCCTCGCATCGTTGGACTTCACCGCGATCTTCGCGCGCGAACCCGGATCGCGGGCGGCCGCCTTGATCTCCAGCAGGCCCTCCTCGATTTCCGGCACTTCCAGTTCGAAGAGCTTGACGAGAAACTCGGGCGCGACGCGCGACAGGATAAGCTGCGGTCCTCGGCTCGAGCGGTCGATCTTGAGCAGGAACGCGCGGACACGGTCGCCCACGCGCAGGTTTTCCTTGGGAATCATCTGGTCGCGTGGCAGCATCGCCTCGAGCCGGCCGGACTCGA contains:
- the infB gene encoding translation initiation factor IF-2, which codes for MAQMTVSQFATELKVDPARLLEQLQSAGVHKTALGDNLSEQDKSQLLDYLHKMHGGAEPRKKITLTRRQTTEIKQADGTGRSRTIQVEVRKKRVFVKRDAAPGEAEPAEVAAEPVAPPPVVPPPPVVDAEQMALREEEDRKQRELLSRQAEEARLKQEARERSRKPAAEPVAEVVAPVAEPDPAAVAAPAEATATDPPAGAAAETATAPAKAATPAADSTLHRPASPKPGDAKVDPKKVVKKPGKEGTAWKDDASRGRRTLKTRGDSGGGADGWRAKGHLRGRHDGGQHQFSAPTEPVVKEILVPETITVATLAQRMSVKAAEVIKALMKLGSMVTINQVLDQETAMILVEEMGHIGKPAKLDDPESYLSETEERHEVSAEPRAPVVTVMGHVDHGKTSLLDYIRRTRVASGEAGGITQHIGAYHVDTPKGTVTFLDTPGHEAFTAMRARGAKVTDLVILVVAADDGVMPQTIEAIHHAKAAKVPIIVAMNKIDKADANPERVRQELVAREVVPEDWGGDTMFVEVSAKTGQGIDDLLDSVLLQAEVLELTAPKEAPAKGIVIEARLDKGRGPVATILVQSGTLHRGDVVLAGAVFGKVRALVDEAGHTVQQAGPSIPVEVLGLSEVPMAGEEVVVVGDERKAREIALFRQGKYRDVKLAKQQAAKLDNMFEQMASGGSKSMSLIIKADVQGSYEALQNALEKLSTEEVKVNIVHSGVGAITESDVNLALASNAVIIGFNTRADATAKKLVGAHGIDVRYYNVIYDAVDEVKLAMSGMLAPERKENITGLVDIRQVFRISKVGAVAGCYVLEGLVRRNSLVRILRDNVVIHTGELDSLKRFKDDVKEVKSGFECGLSFKNFDDIREGDQVETYEIVEVARSL
- the nusA gene encoding transcription termination/antitermination protein NusA gives rise to the protein MSREILMLVAALAREKNVDKETVFGALEMALASATKRRFKEEAEVRVAIDRTTGDYSAFRRWQIVPEEEFVDSGIHMLLEESLVDDPNAKMGDFVEEPLEAVEFGRIGAQTAKQVILQKIRDAEREQILNDFLERKEHLVTGTIKRMERGNAIIESGRLEAMLPRDQMIPKENLRVGDRVRAFLLKIDRSSRGPQLILSRVAPEFLVKLFELEVPEIEEGLLEIKAAARDPGSRAKIAVKSNDARLDPIGTCVGMRGSRVQAVTQELAGERVDIVLWSPEPAQLVINALMPAEVVSIVVDEDSHSMDVVVDEDNLAQAIGRTGQNVRLASELTGWEINLMTETESQSKQQEETHRIRQLFIDKLDVDEEVAEILVQEGFNTLEEVAYVPISEMLEIEAFDEDTVNELRSRARNSLLTQAIASEERVETMAQDLLGLEGMDDHTARVLATQGVHTQEDLADLAVDDLVDLTGMDAERAKQLIMTARAPWFA